A stretch of Synechococcus sp. WH 8020 DNA encodes these proteins:
- a CDS encoding aminotransferase class I/II-fold pyridoxal phosphate-dependent enzyme, giving the protein MSSPSQARRRQLRTWRPNPDGSGLLPVNAIDQGDETPCCLVDLASNDYLNLARHPELISAATEEINRSGVGAGGSRLVSGSRPVHDQLEQRLAHWLNRDRVLLYPSGFQANLAAVLALADRHTPVLADRLCHHSLLTGVQASGARLQRFAHNDLIDLNRKLERCRDRHPGHKPLVITESLFSMEGTSPNLSAMAELCSSHAARLLVDEAHALGVLGDGGRGLSHALPNKAVTLLSGTFGKAFGSGGAFLACDADLGETLLQTSGAFRYTTALAPPLAAAALAALRLIQHHPHWSEELIATSQQWRSALAAAGWTRPGGTGPILPLVIGSDQAALDRQQILEAAGLLSIAIRPPTVPEGTSRLRLVVRRSLPDGTLDALLHALSLGS; this is encoded by the coding sequence ATGAGCAGCCCGTCTCAAGCACGCCGACGTCAGCTCCGAACCTGGAGGCCCAATCCAGATGGATCAGGGCTTCTTCCGGTCAACGCGATCGATCAAGGAGATGAAACGCCATGTTGTCTGGTGGATTTAGCCAGCAACGACTATCTCAATCTGGCTCGGCACCCTGAGCTCATCTCGGCTGCGACCGAGGAGATCAACCGAAGCGGAGTGGGCGCCGGTGGGTCCCGGCTGGTGAGCGGCAGCCGCCCGGTGCATGACCAACTCGAACAACGACTAGCGCACTGGTTAAATCGAGATCGCGTTCTGCTCTACCCGAGCGGCTTTCAAGCCAATCTTGCCGCCGTTCTTGCGCTCGCGGACCGCCATACGCCAGTGCTAGCGGACAGGCTCTGCCATCACTCCCTACTCACAGGAGTGCAAGCCAGTGGGGCGCGACTGCAGCGCTTTGCCCACAACGACCTCATCGATCTGAACCGCAAGCTGGAGCGGTGCCGGGATCGACACCCAGGGCACAAACCGCTGGTGATCACAGAAAGTCTCTTCAGCATGGAGGGAACCAGTCCCAACCTGAGTGCCATGGCAGAGCTCTGCTCGAGCCACGCTGCCCGACTCCTAGTCGATGAAGCCCATGCCCTGGGCGTCTTGGGAGATGGAGGACGTGGCCTCAGCCATGCCCTGCCAAACAAGGCAGTGACCCTGCTCAGTGGCACCTTTGGGAAGGCCTTTGGGAGCGGTGGAGCGTTTCTGGCCTGTGATGCAGACCTCGGCGAAACCCTGCTCCAAACCAGTGGCGCTTTTCGTTACACCACGGCGTTAGCACCACCCCTTGCCGCAGCAGCGCTCGCAGCGTTAAGGCTGATACAACACCATCCCCATTGGTCGGAAGAGCTCATAGCAACGAGCCAACAGTGGCGCTCCGCGCTCGCTGCTGCGGGATGGACGCGTCCAGGCGGGACAGGTCCGATTCTCCCCCTGGTCATCGGTTCAGACCAAGCAGCTCTCGATCGCCAACAGATCCTCGAAGCCGCCGGGCTTTTGAGCATTGCGATCCGCCCCCCCACCGTTCCTGAAGGCACGTCCCGACTCCGTCTGGTGGTGCGTCGGAGCCTGCCCGATGGGACATTGGACGCACTGCTGCACGCCCTCTCTCTGGGCTCGTAG